Below is a genomic region from Doryrhamphus excisus isolate RoL2022-K1 chromosome 16, RoL_Dexc_1.0, whole genome shotgun sequence.
cattctcattcattcaggCCGCTCTATTATCAGGGAATTGAATCCATCGTAACTGGAAGGTTCAGGTTGTTTTAGGAGACGTTTTGCCTCTCATCCTCAtccaggcttcatcagttcatgctgaaagaccggGCATGTGAGAGATAGCTAGCTATAGCCTTTCATTTTAGAATAGCCCTCTTCTTGCATATGCACATTCTATGTAGGAGCATCCCTCTCTGTAGAAGTTCATGAGGCCTTCATGAACTTGTATTAACATGTGACATTCAGGGACAACCTCCACATGCTGGAGGAGGGCCAGGGCATGCCGagggaggagctggacgaacGCATGGCCAGAGAGGAGTTCCGCCGGCCGAGAGAGTCCCTGTTGAACATCTGCACCGAATTTTACAAACACTGTGGGCCGCGTCTCAAGATCTTGCAGAACGTAGCTGGTGAGCCACGGGTGACGGCGCTGGAGCTGCTTGACATCAAGTCTCACATGAGGTGCCTCTGCGCAAAATGAGATCTGCCACTTATTCACGTATTGTATCACGTATAAGTATCGGTTGTTGGCGTGCGGTGCAGACTGGCAGAGATCGCCCACGCGTTACTCAAGCTGGCACCCTACGACACCCTGACCATGGAGAGCCGAGGCCTGCGGCGCTACATCATGGAGATGCTGCCCATCACCGACTGGTCCTCTGAGGCCGTACGCCCCGCCCTCATCCTCATTCTAAAGAGGCTTGACCGCATGTTCAACAAGATCCACAAGATGCCCACGCTCAGGTGCGCTCGCCCACAGGCACTATGCACCAGGTCTGTTCAATCCTACTTCTAATTCTCTGTCTTCACGTGAGTGTATCGTGCTGTGCCAGTGCCGTGGTGTGTACAGTCCATATGCGGCTGCTTGGCACTGTCCTGTCGCGCTGCCACCGTTGGTGCTGCTGTGCCATATGCATTGCTGGCACATGTGGGCAGCCAGCCGGGTCAAGTCTTCTGccatgaaactttttttttttcacattaaatcCAACAAAGCGAAGTTTAGAATGCTAAATTATTGGGACAtggagccctgaaagaagtgaAAATAGAACATGGACCAACATCTACAGTTTGGAATGTTTCCAGTCCAAGACCTCCAGCAATGCTTTACTAACCATCCAGATTATGGGTTTCTGAGCAGACTTGGTTGTCATTTCCAGAGTTGtggtgcacacaaacacatgaaaaAGAACCATAAAAATACCCGTACCTGTTCTTTTCTTCACCATTTCCAAGTGGCCGTGGTGACTCTTCTTTTTACAGATAGATGATCTTTGGAAGTTTTAGATGTTCTTTAGATGTTTCATAGTTCCATGACTGAGACTAGACCCAGACGTCGGGCCTGTTGCTGCACTGTATGCTACATTTGTGAGCTTCTCAGTATTGCTGCCAGTGTGAATTTGATGGATTTGAGGTCATGTATAAGAAAGGGAATTGATGACAATTTGATCAACTGTCAGCCTTCATTTGTTCTGAcggtgtgcgtgcgtgtgtgcgtgtgtgtgtgtggtgggggatTGTTGCGGCCCGCGCTGCTGCTCTGTTCTGTGGTTCTCCAGGAGACAGGTGGAGTGGGAGGCGGCCAGCAGCCTGATTGAGGGCATCTGTCTGACTCTGCAGCGACAGCCAATCATCTCCTTTCTGCCTCACCTTCGCTCGCTCATCAACGTCTGCGTCAACCTGGTGCGAAAATGACAAAGTGGCTGTTGACCATTTTGTTAAAGCTGCtcaattttggcatttttaccGATGTCCTTTAAATCTAGGCAGCAGTCACGTCACATTTTGTGTCATGATCACATCAtgccagtggttctcaattattttttgtcatgctcACTGCTCAGGGACATCAACAAATCtatatttttatgtcaaaaatatttGACATCCCCACTTCTAAGtagtcattttgtgtgtgtgtgtgtgtttgctggtTGCAGGTGATGGGCGTGGTCGGCCCATCTAGTGTTGCAGACGGCTTACCTCTACTCCACCTCAGCCCTTACCTCTCCCCGCCACTCCCCTTCAGTACAGCCGTGGTTCGGTTGGTCGCCTTACAAATCCAGGTGGGCCTTCATGATCAACATGGTAGTCTCGTCATGGCTAACATGAACCCATTACAGCTGGTACCTCAAtatttgttataaaatattagaaaaaccaAAGCCTTTTCCCATGAGAAATCATGTcaattcaaaaatattaacaaataaattatttcaaaaatagtaattattgttttatatgcacaaaacagggctgcacggcggtcgagtggttagcgcacagacctcacagctaagagacccgagcgtgggttttctccgggtactccggtttcctcccacattccaaaaacatgctcggttaattggccactccaaattgtccataggtatgaatgtgagtgcacaaatgaaaaaaacgtttttttcacACATTCATATGAAAACTGGGGCGTTCAAACACCGAGGTTTGGTTAATGGCTTCCATCATCCTCATTGAGGACACTCATTCCTCACAAGTAACCTACTTCTAACATCTGATAAAACAGTCAAAAGGTTCTCCATTACTTGACTTAGTTTAGCCTTGGTGAAGCtttgctaatgttagaatgttCCTATCTATTATGTGTTTTGTATCTTCCATCTTATAGGCCTTGAAGGAGGACTTCCCTCTCAGCCACGTGATCTCACCGTTCACCAATCAGGAGAGGAGAGAAGGGATGCTGCTGAACTTGCTCATTCCGTTTGTCCTTACtgttgggtctggaagcaaAGGTATTCAGCTCAGACGTCCTTTTTGAGAGTGAGCCAAACATTTGTGTCAATGGGATTCTAACTACCACACAGACAGTCCTCATCTTGAGCAGCCAGAGATCTTCTTGCTGATGCAGACGGTCATCAACATCCTCCTTCCGCCACGCATCATCTCCACCTCCCGCACCAAGAACTTCATGCTGGATGCGTCACCAGCTCACTGCTCCACCCCCGGCGACACCGGGAAGGATCTGCGCAGAGAAGGGCTGGCTGAGTCCACCAGCCAGGCGGCATATCTGGGTACGAGTCTGTGTTTAGACATGCTGTGATTCTCCTCCTCACTCGTGTCTGTAGCTCTAAAGGTGGTGCTGGTGTGCTTCGAGCGCTCCCTGGGGAACCAGTGGTATCGTCTGAGTCTGCAGGTGAAGGAGATGGCTCTCAGGAAGGTGGGGGGCCTGGCTTTCTGGGACTTCATTGACTTCATTGTCCGCACTCGAATCCCCATCTTTGTCTTGCTGAGGCCCTTCATTCAGTGCAAGGTGAAGCATCACCGCCAGAGTTGCTTCCTTTGTCTTCATCGAGCCGTCACCATCTTTCCTTCTCGTTCTTCTTCGGTCATCTAGTTATTGACACAGCCCGCCGACTCCCAGGAGGAGATCACAGCACGCCACCACATCGCCGACCAGCTGGAGCGACGCTTCATCCCTCGACCTCTCAGCAAGAGCTCTTTGTTTGCTGAATTCAACAATGAACTGAAGATCCTCAAAGAAGCGGTCCACAGCGGCTCTGGTCAGAATCTCTTTGTCTTCTGTGCTTTCCTGCTTTTCTCTGAAGATGTTCTGAACCACGCTCTTTCCCCGTAGCTTACCAGGGCAAGACATCCATCAGCACAGTGGGCACCTCCACGTCAGCCTACCGCCTGAGTTTGGCCACGATGTCGCGCTCCAACACAGGCACCGGCACAGTTTGGGAGCAGGACAGCCAGCCGTCCCGCCAGCCTTCCCAGGACACACTCAGCCGCACTGATGAGGACGACGAAGAGAGTCAGAAACATTCTGccttctttttgcatgttttgcccTCATGCTTGAGAAGAGGGATGAGAGTTCTGAGACCTGGCTCTCGCTCGGAATAAAGTGGAGTGCCATCTCCCCGTCAGGGCAAGATCCTGCCCtaagtggaggagtttaagttcCTCTGGGTTTTGTTCACGATGAGGGTTGGCTAGAATGCGAGATCAACAGGCGGACTGGTGCGGCGTCTGCAGTGATGATGCAAACTCTGCATCGGTCCCTTGTGGTGCTCCATCTATGTTCCTACCCCCACCTTTAGGCATGAGCTTTGGGTGGTTGGGCTCTCCTTAAGAGATAAGGTGAGGAGCACTGTCATTTTGGTGAAACTCTCTGCcctgagaggagccagatgaggtggctcgggcatctgatcaggatgcctcctggatACTCCATGGGGAGGTGTTTAGGGAATGTTTGACCGGTAggaggccttggggaagacccaggacacctACCTGCCTGGGAACTCCTCAGGATCTGCCAGGAGGAGAATAAGTGGAAGAAGATGTAGGGATGGTTGGGTGTTCATGCGTGCTTCTATACATAACATGTTGCCTTTATCTTCCAGACGACTCCATTAGTATTCCCAGTGTGGTGAGCGAGCATGAGGCGTTCCTTCCCAGGGTGATAACAGAGCGCCGCTTCTCCAGCCATGCCACAGGCTCAGCCGTTTTGCCGCCGGAGGCCCCCCGTAGCGCCATGCTGCCCAGCCACAGGTAACAAAGCTGCCTTATCCTTCCAGGGGCCAAGTGATGCTTTCATCACAGTCTTTTGACTCAGCAGCTGTTTAGTAAGAATACCACAGCTCTTGCTAGCCACTGTCCTCCACCAGGAGGCAAAGCGGGTGCTGATGGATCTCAACTTAACACCGTAAACTCCCACCCTTTCTACAGTGAACCCAATGTGCTAGATGAGTCCCAGGGTCTTCTGCAGGAGAGTAACCTGTCTAGGTACAGTGGTCCCCCCCTACTTCTGTGTGTGTCCGCTGCATCTGTTCGGCAGTGGGAGGTGCATCGCCTGAGGACAGCCCTCCTCTCTTGGCTGCCTCTCCGTTTGATCACTCATCCACATCCAGTCCAGTCACCTTGGCCCGTCACTCCCCCCTCCCACTTAcctgtgtctctctctctctctctctctctctgtgggtACGGTGTGCATTTGTGTCTATCCCCTCCTCCACGTCCCCCTGAACTCCACACTGACCCTCATCTCCTCAGCTCATCAGCTGCGCTATCTTAACCAGGCTTTCCCACCCCcaccaaataaaaacaatctgAGGGTCCTGGGGCGTAAGGGATGCTCTGTTCCTTTTCTGTTAGCTGTGGCTTTCTAGAGCCATCATCGGTGCCATGGTGTGTCACATCGTTTACATGTCTATCAAGCTTCTTGCTGATCAAATTGGCCGTCCAACCGTGGATACCAATCTGTGGGGGCAAAGGGGGGCGAGTGTGGTAACAATCGCCATCCATATTGGGCTTTGTTTTCATTCTTTGGGATATCTGAGTAAAACTAAATTGTTAATTGTGAGGTAAAGGGCCAACATGGTTGCTACTCCAGCCCCCCACCATCCCCTGTTGTGTCTGAGCGGTAGCGGCGCTGTTACTGCTCTGCGATTGGTTGTCTTGTAAACAAAGTGTTGTGTAGTGTGTGAGTAGAATAGCAGTTGTGGTCAGAGCAGAGAGTGAAAAGGGGGGCCAACCGGTGCTCTTCACAGTATGTCCATGTGTGttcatctgtgtgtgtttacatttattacCAGGGTCGCCAGCGTGCAGAGTGAACCCGGGCAGCAGAACCTACTCATCCAACCTCCTCTGGGGAGGAAGCGAGGCATCAGGCAGGTAAGGACCtcaactttttctgtttttcctgacctctggtgtctaAATTCATCCTGTCAGTTTACAGCAGTACAAAGCACACGAGAGCAGATCAAGTGCAAAATCCAAGTCACAGGTTATTGTGCAGGTTTTTTTCTGAACAGTTTTTATTATACAGGAAGGAAATACCAAAAATATGATGTATAAATAtcccccatttttgcttttttatttttccaaatgtttcattgaAGAACCCTGACCTAAGACATAAACgagactggtgcttgtgtgtcatccTGCAGCTGCGGCGCCCCCTCTTGTCCATTCCAAAGAATGAACCTCGTGGTCGTTCAGGAGTGCGCCTCTCCACCACCCGCAGGAGCATCCAGCCCAAGAACAAACCTCTGGGTAACACGCGTGTCTTCAATTGTCAATAAAGTCATTGTGCACATGAGGGAGGCGCAAAATGCACCAAAACTGACcaaagtgtgtgtctgtgtgtgtgtgtttgtgtgtgtgtgggggtgacTTGACCTGACCCGTGTCCCCATCACACCCCGTGTCTTTGTTCCGATGTGTGTTGTACCACCTGACACCAAACTGACACTTCTCACTCTGTTCTGTCTCATGCCTTTTGTTTCAAAATAAAGAAACTTTGTTGGACTGTGAAGGTGAGACGCACCCCTTACCCCTTCCTCTCCACCCCGCAATGGCCCACCCCATCTGCAACCTCACCCAGTAGGGCGCTCTGCATGTCTGTCTTGCATCCTCCCCCTCTTTCCAAGCCCCGCCTTCTCCCCTGCCTCCCTTAGTGGTGCTGATGTGTTAGTGAGTTGTGCGCTGTGCACTTGTCGTCCATTTTTGACCTCGCTTTTGTGCCCCGGCAGCACAAGGGGACCAAAAGAGGTCGGTGACCTTTACAGAGACACAAGGGCAGCAAGGCAAACCTTTGACCCCCAGCAGTGCAGACGCTCCAGCTGAAAGTACGTCCAAGTTCCCCACACTGGAGGTGCCCTCCGTCTCGTCAGCCACCGTCACCGCCGACCTGCACAGCCCAGCAAAAACCCAGGTGACCCtcggaggaggatggaggatggaggtggCATCTGCACCTTTATTGGTGTGTGACTGGTGTGTCTTCCCACTAGGTCCCTCCCGCCATGAGCATCAAGGAGAAACGAGAGCAGTGGGGCCTCCGCAGCAGCCTCTCCCCTCCCCCGTCTTTGTCCCGCACCTCCACCCCCACGCCGCCGTCCCGCGCCTGCTCCCCCAACCCCCTCTCACGGACCAACTCCCCTTTATCCCGCACTTCTTCGCCCCTTCCTCCGCCTCTTCCCGTGCTGGGCACGGTGCCGGCACCGGGCCCGCCACTGCCACCTCCGCTCCCCCTGCCGTCAGCCCCTCTCCTTCCTCCGCCACCGCCGTCCAGGACCAGAGAGAGCCCCGGGGACGCGGACACCACCGCGCTGCTGCCACGCGGCGATACCTTGCTGCAGCTGAGCGAGGACGACGGCACAGAGAACCCCCTCCTCACCCCGCTCCTGTCCGCCCCCTCGCCGCAGCGCTCACCTCGCCGCCTCCCGCTAGCCCTCTCCCCCGTTGACTTAGACTTGGATGAGTCCCACGTGTAAACTCAGAGTGAAGAAGTGAATGTATATTTTAGCAGAGATGATTCTATGAAATACATGATAGAATATAATGAAGACAACATATTTATGAGAGTAAATAGAGGCTGTAATATGCAACACTTCAGTTCCCATTTTACGTAGCGCATCGTGTTCGTCTGGCAGTGTTTATCTGTGTCGGTTGCAATGCAGTAGATTCAGTACCTCGTTGCTCCTTCCATGCCTTACAGAAACATTCTATTCTACTGAAGCCCACGTTTAGATCTTTCTATGTGATCTCTGAACCAGGACAGGATTAGGATGTGCCATACAACTCAGCCAACACACTGTGAGTCTTTGTCGTCTTTGGAGTCCTTTGTGTAACGTCAAATGTTTAGCGCAACGAGTGTTCACGCATTTCTGTTCCGCTTGTTTTTAACGGCCAAGCAGTATTTGTGTCACAGACTTGTACGTTAAATGTTACCATGCTTGTACttacacacataaaataatgaCATGCCCATCATTTCTGTCCatcttgtttactttttttccatttgaacatCAGGGAAATTCTGGCCTGCAGAAGGGGAAACAGGAGCTGATTGGTCTTGTGCTCCCGGCCTCTTAGCTCATAAAATTACCGCCATTTTCTtctattttacattttccaagcACACTTTCTTCTACAAAATTTTTTCTTCTCggaattatgattttatttcctcatagtttgactttattcactactactactactacatataCTAACActaaaactttttttcacaacCTAATACCCCCACCcgccaaaaaaaattatcaaattaCTGTTAAAATTGATTTACTATTTCACTATTTTTTATACTACTAAAAGGGCAAATTTCCtataaatattataactttattcctaaaaattgcaacttttttttcttagtatttgtaatggtaatggtttaattatatttgaacatgcatcggctgcacggcagtcgagtggttagcgtgcagacagctaggagaccggggttcaattccaccctcggccatctctgtgtggagtttgcatgttctccccgtgcatgcgtgggttttctccgggtactccggtttcctcccacattccaaaaacatgctaggttaattggcagactccaaattgtccacaggtatgaatgtgagtgtgaatggttgtttgtctatatgtgccctgtgattggctggcctccagtccagggtttaccccgcctctcgcccgaagacagctggataggctccagcaccctccgcgacccttgtgaggataagcggtagaaaattaatgagtgaatgaacatgcatcaggttacaattgaatgcatcacataaacaattcacagttccaccaaaaggagtaggaagaagcaaaacttcttgtgtcctacccctccatctataatttggactttattcttgggaGGGGggtccttttttttaacatttgtcaACTTtaatgtaaattttcttctgcaAATGGACATTATTCAcataataactaaaataaacttaTTTCTCATAGCAACCTCCAAAAATTGTAATCagtcttttaatatttcaactttatgctagaaaatgacattattttgccTCATTATTACAGTACAATTGTTTTCCATTTCTAAGGtcctttttgtttacattttccaaccattttaactttaattttaactaTTTAATTAAAACtactataatatttttactttaagcaTAGTTTTACTCATTACTCAACTTCatccaaaatgttgaaaattacaATTACTCGTATTACACATTGAATTGCacaaaattgctacttttttcttcgtattttgtctttattgtaaaaaatatatatttttcgaTTTCAACTTGCTTATATACTCTTctattattgcaggtttaatcacagaaaattgtaactttttatttcttatttttaccttgttttctcaatattttgagtatcaaaaattacagctgtttttaaaattccaattatttcagttttcttatattttttcttgtaatattaaaaagtcttttgtctcatatttttacttttttaatatttctgccACTTTTTCTTTGCAACATTCCAGGTGTCATGTAAAATTACGTGGCATCACATAAAATAGCAACTTCTTTCTtcatatatatactttattctgatttaaaaaatacagctgcTTTTTTCATGTAACAAAATTCACtttatttaaagacaaataattggaccttttttcttgattatgacttttattattttcccccatttttctgtttttaattattcttactatttcaactttgctTGCAATAAGGCTTTATTCCGTGTATTTTTCTTTCCTCATGTTATTCTtataaaagtacaacttttccttttaaaatgttcactttattcttgtaatatacaTGCTGATTTTTCCACGGTTAGAGTGTAAAGACAGTTTTACAATGTGCCGCGGGCCAAAGTGGGTCAGCCCTGGTCTGTACAATAACTTTATTGCTTCTACAGAAAAGCATGACGAAGCAGAAAACAAATGACATGATTGCTCATGGAGTTTTACATCAGGATGATTTGTTTCACCGAAACAACCAACATCTGCCTTGTGGGCGGGGCAAATATCTTCAGGATAAGACTGTCTGACTGACAGTGGTCTGTTGCAGCACTCAGTATGCAGTATGCTGGCCTCCCACCAGCTGACGCACCTGAAGGAGGAAAGCGGTTCAGGAAGGTTTGGACGTCCCCTCCTTCACTCCCACGATGGCGTCCTACGTACCTTCTCCCCAGCGGCTCCCTCGGGCGCCAACTGACAGGCCAGCTCATTGTCCATGTTTCTCACCCCGGGGTTGGCTCCTGCTGTCATTAGTAAGGCCGCGGCCTCCAGCTGAGTTGGGTGGTTTTGCAAGGAGCTGACGACGTGCAGGGCCGTGTTCCCGCTGAAcgtctaaaacacacacacacacgtaggtTATGGAAGAAGTCAGCCATCTTCTAGTCATATAACCTTATGGTTGACGCTGCTCATTGCAGACGGCTGATTGAGGAGGATATTCAGCAGATGGACGTTGGCTTCTTGGGCGGCCATGTGCAAACACGTCCGTCCACTTTTTAGATCCTAGAAGGAGAAAACTTGTTTTGGTGGATGTGCTGTCACATGTGCTGTGCTGCCAACAACTTCCACTTACCTTTGTCCCACAGGAGGCGTCCATGTTCAAGAGGGTCTCCACACATTGAGCATAGGCGTGTTTCCTTTGCAGCAggtccccgtgcatgtgtgcacgtgtgGGACCGAGAGCCCGCCACTCGCTCTCAACAGCGTTGTGGGACAGGATGGCAACATGGAGGGCAGTTAGGCCTCCGAGGAGAAGAAAGTCATATTTAACGGCCCTGTCAAGACGATTCAAGGGGTTGAAGCGAAGCACCTACCGTCATAGTTGAAGATTTCTGTATCTATCGGCTGTCCATAGCCTGACCGAGTCTTCCAGATGCTCTGTGGAGCACAAATGTTCTGTAGCTGCGCCTTCAGAACTATCATTCCCTCATTCATCACGGGTTTTCGAGACTTACGATACAATTTTATAGCGGACTTACGGtcaattattagtcaaaaacatCGAAACGCAAGTCAGATGTAGTATTCTGATCAAAAAGTTGAAAGTCATGTTTAAAGTTTTTGTATTCTGCTCTTTACATTAGCTCAATGGAACGTAAACAGACTAGAAGTGCCATTTCATGACTACGGGGTGCTAATAATGGTATCTCCTCGCCCCCCACCCGGCATTTAGagggtcataaacagttttatgCTCTAATTacgaaattattaaatttattaaatattaaaacctaTTTCGCTCTGGTCTAGAACCATTTAACGAGGGTCGCCATTTACCTTTAGTGTATGAAAAAGTGCGCTGCAGCTATAACTCCAACAGAGGGTGCTGTTTCACAAGTCAAGTCACTCAAAAGCTGCTGACAAGACGTGATGTGTGACTGCAGGGTTTTTTAATACGATAATACAGGCTGTAAGACTgtaatgtgcaaaatgtaatttaaaatctTTGATAGATGTGAGAGGCTTAAAATAGGCATTTTAAGGCTTTCACAGGTGCATTCATTGTTTGGACCGTACTGTACTGCATACCATACTTCCTGTTGACACGGCCTTTCACCTTTTTCTTATCCGATTACTAACTTTTGTTTTTTACCATATAAATACAGTCCACTACAAAAGGTCAACTTCCAACCTGAAGACTTTGGTAGAATCCTTTCTCAGCACACACGTGTAAAGGTGAGCGGCCCCATGCGTCTCTGGTGTTGATGTGCGCACCGTGCATCAGCAGGTCTTGGACAATCAGGTGCTGATTGGCAGCCGCTGCTACCTGAAGAGCCGTCTGTGCACACAAGAAGAGGACGTGAGCTGACAACATGAATTCCCATAAAAGAAGTTGAAAAATAGCCTTGAAAATTCTAGATGGAAAGCCTGAGGTCATAGCAAACATGCTAATAAGCcatttcaattattttgaaTTAATATATGTTCTCAGGTTGGATTCAAAGCACATGTGTGGTATTATGCACAAAAAAGTATGAAATAAGGACTACTGCACGTGAACTATGTAACATAGGGTATGTGACGTCACAAATTGTTGTAAGGTATCATGCAGTGTACTTAGCACTCTCTACTGGCCTGACCAGGCACTgcatataacagacacaaatacagtatatggttcAATTTGGGCTCCAACGCACATCTTTgacataaattattattttagaaataatatcattttaaaaagtctttTCCTCcctgttccaggcatgcccagctgaGAGAAGGCCCGTGGGCAGACCTTGGACATGCCGGAGGGATTAGGTCTTACCGTAACATTAGAAGTACTCCTGAGACTGGGCATGACAAAGGGGGTATACAACAAAAGCACATCCACCGTGGTTATCAACTTACCTTAAGTCCGGTTTTCAGCTTTGTACTCAGTGTATTTTCACATAAAGGGGGGCGTCCGATGTCATATTATTCTACTTCTGCGCAAAAATTAAGCGAAAAGTGAGCGTATAGTGTTTTTTCTCGGCTGTCTCGCTTTTAGATGGGTCATTTCATCATGGAATGCTAGCAGATCAACGCAATCTTGAAAAAGCCGCTCACATTGTAGTGCTGCTTGAATTATTCTTTCTTCCAGGTCCACCGGGTTCTCAATAAATGCTGACCTTCTCTGAATTAGTAAACAGTGAAACAGTGGCACTTTCATAGCTAAACGTCTgcttaatatgagtgtaaaggtgactataggggtgttatttcatgtctggagggctctaatgatgttaaactttatttagaaggttctaagtaggttttctatgctcaaacataagatatttttgttttaggaataaggaatcccacttcatggaaattcacttatcacagtcaggtctggaaccagttaaccgcgataaacgagggactactgtaATTGCTTTTCTAAAGTAATATAATACCTGTCCGTTGTGCTCCTTCACCTCCAAAGCACCCCAGCCTGCCATCTTTGCAGCCAGAACGTAGGCCAGAGCTCTCCTACCTTGAGCTACAGCGATGTGAAGACATCTGTTCAAAAAGTAGGAATGTGAGATGAAAGGTAAGGAAGATAAGATGAGCAACGTTTTCTTGGTAGGGTACATACGTGTCGCCATCTACGTCCTGCTTGATCAGCATCTCAGGAGAGACACCTTCAAACCTTTGCGCTTCCTGCTGGATTTGCCAGTGAAACAAAGTCAATGGAGCCATATGGGACGCATAAGGACTCGCGTTAGGGGTGAACGTTCCCCAGTCCTCCAGCTGGGATGTGTTCCCATGC
It encodes:
- the nfkbiz gene encoding NF-kappa-B inhibitor zeta isoform X2, which encodes MFLLQKRKHGNTSQLEDWGTFTPNASPYASHMAPLTLFHWQIQQEAQRFEGVSPEMLIKQDVDGDTCLHIAVAQGRRALAYVLAAKMAGWGALEVKEHNGQTALQVAAAANQHLIVQDLLMHGAHINTRDAWGRSPLHVCAEKGFYQSLQSIWKTRSGYGQPIDTEIFNYDGLTALHVAILSHNAVESEWRALGPTRAHMHGDLLQRKHAYAQCVETLLNMDASCGTKDLKSGRTCLHMAAQEANVHLLNILLNQPSAMSSVNHKTFSGNTALHVVSSLQNHPTQLEAAALLMTAGANPGVRNMDNELACQLAPEGAAGEKVRQLVGGQHTAY
- the nfkbiz gene encoding NF-kappa-B inhibitor zeta isoform X1, coding for MIARELLMSHKLCQKRKHGNTSQLEDWGTFTPNASPYASHMAPLTLFHWQIQQEAQRFEGVSPEMLIKQDVDGDTCLHIAVAQGRRALAYVLAAKMAGWGALEVKEHNGQTALQVAAAANQHLIVQDLLMHGAHINTRDAWGRSPLHVCAEKGFYQSLQSIWKTRSGYGQPIDTEIFNYDGLTALHVAILSHNAVESEWRALGPTRAHMHGDLLQRKHAYAQCVETLLNMDASCGTKDLKSGRTCLHMAAQEANVHLLNILLNQPSAMSSVNHKTFSGNTALHVVSSLQNHPTQLEAAALLMTAGANPGVRNMDNELACQLAPEGAAGEKVRQLVGGQHTAY